ATCTCAATTTCCTCCTTCCGGTTTAGCGGCTACGGACTCACTCATCGTCGTTTCGATCACCGTTTTTTCCTGCGCTTCGGCGATGCTTCCGATCATATAGAGTGCGCGTTCAGGATAGTTCTCGAACTCGTCGCGCAGGATGCGTTCGCAACCGTCGATGGTGTTGGCAATCGGGACACTTTTGCCCGCGAGGCCGGAGAACTGTTCGGTCGTGAAGAAGGGTTGGGTGAAGAAGCGTTCGAGCCGCCGCGCCCGTCCGACGAGGCGGCGATCCTCCGCCGAGAGCTGTTCGAGGCCGAGCATGGCGATGATGTCCTTCAGCTCGGCGTACTGCGCGAGCACCCGCCGCACTTCGCGCGCCAGATCGTAGTGGCGTCGGCCAACGATGCTTTCGCCAGCCATCTTCGAGCCTGACGAGAGCGGATCAACCGCCGGGTAGAACCCCTCTCCTGCGCGTTTGCGCGAAAGCACCAAAGAGGCCGAGAGGTGCGAAAAGGTGTGCACGGCCGCAGGGTCAGTGAAGTCGTCCGCCGGAACGTACACCGCCTGAATCGAGGTGATCGCGCCCGTGCCGGTGTTGGCGATGCGCTCTTCAAGGGCGGAGAGTTCGGTGCCGATGGTGGGCTGGTAGCCGAGGCGGGAGGGCATCTGGCCTATCATGCCGGAAATCTCCGATCCGGCCTGGATGAAGCGGAAGATGTTGTCGATGAGCAAGAGCACCTCCTGATGCAGGTCGTCACGGAAGTATTCGGCCATCGTCAGCGCCGTGAGGCCAACGCGGAAGCGGCTGCCGGGCGGTTCGTTCATCTGGCCGAACACCATCACCATGTTGTCGAGCACGCCCGCCTCGCTCATGTCGCGGTAGAGCTCCTCGCCCTCGCGGCACCGTTCGCCGATGCCGCAGAAGATGCTGACGCCGCTCTCCTTGCTCACCATGTTGTGGATCATCTCGGTCAGGAGCACGGTCTTGCCGACGCCCGCCCCGCCGAACAGCCCCGCCTTGCCGCCGCGTTCGAGCGGTACGAGCAGGTCGATGATCTTGATGCCCGTCTCGAACACCTCGGACTTTGTCGAGCGGCGGGAGAGTTGGGGAGGAGCGCCATGCACCGAGCGCCAGGTGACGTTGGTTACGGGGCCGCGCCGGTCAATGGCGTTGCCGAACACATCGAACATGCGCGACAGTGTGCCTTTGCCGACGGGCGCTTTGAGCGGCGAGCCGGTGTTGCGGGCTTTCATTCCACGGCACAGCCCCTCGGTCGGCGTGAGCGCGATGCCTCGGACGTGCCGCCGGTCGAGCTGCATGAGAATTTCGACCGTCACCTCCATCTCGCGCCCGGTTTTGACAACCGAGTAGATCGACGGCAGAAGCTCGTCGAAGCGCATATCGACCACGCTTCCGCGAATCGAGGTGACAATACCTGTCTGTTCCGGCTCTGTTTTTCCCACGGTAACGATCTTCCCGTTTTTTTGGGGGGGGCGCTCGATCAATCAGTGGTGCGGATGCCTCTCCAGCTCGGTCAGGCATCAGAATAATAGTAGCGATTCCAGCGGCATAAATCAAAAGCCACTGCTCAGAGGGAATTTCTTATACGGTTTTCATTTCCGTTTCCAGTGAGAGTTGCCGGGGTGGGTTCCAGAAGGTTTTTTCTGATGGGGGACCTTTCTTGCCGGTTGCTTTGATGCTGCAGCATTTTCCGGAATCGTGTTCACCATCGGAAAGGGATGATCTTCGATGACCGGGATTTTTCGGGCGATCAGTTTTTCGATGTCGCGGAGATAGGCTTTTTCTTCGGCGTTGCAGAAGGAGTATGCGGCTCCACGGTTTCCGGCCCGGCCAGTTCGGCCAATGCGGTGCACGTAGGTTTCCGGGATGTTGGGCAAATCGATGTTGATGACATATTCGAGTTCATCGATGTCGATTCCCCTCGCAGCGATGTCGGTGGCGACCAGCACTCTCGTTTGCCTCGTCTTGAAGTTGCCGAGCGCGCGCTGGCGGGCGTTTTGCGATTTGTTGCCGTGAATCGCCTCGGCGGTGATGTCGTGGTGCGCCAGAAAACGGGCCACCTTGTCCGCGCCGTGCTTGGTTCGCGTGAAGACCAGCGCGCTTTCGATGTTTCGTTCCTTGAGCAGGTGCGCGAGCAGGCTGTTCTTGTTTTCGCGATCAACGAACAGAATCTGCTGGTTGATGATCTCGACGGTCGATGAAACCGGCGTGACCATGACCTCTTTCGGGTTGTGCAGAATCGCAGCGGAGAGCTTGATGATTTCGGGTGGCATGGTGGCCGAAAAGAAGAGTGACTGCCGTTTTTTCGGTAGAACCGCCAGTACTCGTCTGATGTCGTGGATGAAGCCCATGTCGAGCATCCGGTCAGCTTCGTCGAGCACGAAATATTCGATGTCGCGCAGGTGCAGGTGGCCCTGGCCGATCAGATCGAGCAGGCGGCCCGGCGTGGCGACCAGAATATCGACGCCTCGCACGAGCCGCGCGGTCTGCGGGTTCTGGTTGACGCCGCCAAAAATCACGGTGTTTATGAGGCCGGTATGACGGCCATAGGCAGTGAAGCTTTCGCCGATCTGGATTGCGAGCTCTCTGGTCGGGGTGAGCACGAGGCAGCGGATTTTACGCTTTTCGCCATGCATCCGGCTCTGGTGCAGCCGTTGCAGCACGGGCAGCGCGAACGCGGCGGTTTTGCCGGTGCCGGTCTGGGCGCAAGCGAGCAGGTCGTTACCTTCGAGAATGACCGGGATAGCTTCTTTCTGTATCGGGGTGGGGGAGTTGTAGCCCTCTTCGGCGAGAGCTTTGCGCAGATGATCGATGATGCCGAGAGCGGAAAAAGGCATGGTATGCAATAAGGTTGATCAAAATTTAGGACACGCAATGTAGCATGTTTCCCTCGAAACCCCGCCGGTTATCTTTATGAAATGGTACATGAAATGCGAATACCGTGAAGGTGGACGCTGGTGATGAGTGCCTAGTTGACAGGATGGGACATGCCGAGAACTTGGGGCTATTGCAAGGGATTTTCTTATCTTGGCTATCTGATTGGCGCTGCCGGCCGGAAATGATTCTGGCCGTGATGTGTTTGGCGCCGTAAAGCGGAACATTTCGTGACGATAAAACTACTGAGGAATGAAACAATCCTGGCTTTGGGTATTGCTGCCGTTGGGCATCGTGCTGGCGGTTCTCGCTCTCTTTTTTGCGCTGTTTTTCGGAAATCTCATCAATGGCGAATTGCAGTTCGCCCCGATTGCTCTTTTTACCCTGTCACTTTCGGCAGGTTCATATGCTCTCGTTAGGGGATTCCGTCTGGGCTGGAACCTTTCAACCATCATAAGCGCAGTGATTGCGCTGTTTGCGTTTCTTGCCTCCATCGCTGGTCTGACTCTGGAGCTCCAGGGAATGAGAATCGGGGGGATTATTGCTGGCTTGCTGAGTGTCACCTGCCTGGCCGTTCTTTTTGTGTCAAATGGCATGGATGAAATCTCGGTCGGCAAAAGAAAAAAGACGGAAATCGCAGCCGGTCCTGCTGAATGGGCTGACCGTATCGAAGCTATTGGGCGTCGCTGCACGAAGCCCGATGTGAGAACCAAAGTGCTTCGGCTTGGCGGAGAAACCAGATTTCTGACCCCCGGTACAGGCCAGGCGGACCTCATGGTCAACCAGACCATCGGTCGCGCCATCGACGAGCTTGCGGAAGCGGTCAAGCTGGGCAACGATTCGGCCGCTCTCTCGATGCTGCCAGGTATCAGAAGCCTGTTCGCGCAGAGGGAAAACCAGCTGAAGCCGTAAGTCTATCATTGGGTAACGAGTGGCGGAAATTTCTGCTGGCGTAGAATAACGTTTTCAAAAGGGGCTGTTCCGGAAATAAAATCGGGCCAGCCTCTTTTCATTCGGGCTACCATCCTTCTTGCTGCCCGTCGCTTGGGTCAACGTGATTAAGTGTTGAATTTATTATATTAAAAGTCAAAATTTTTGACGAATCAACCTCTGCTACAGGCATGACTTACCGGAAATATTCATCATTCTTTTTCAGGCTTTCGTCTATTCTGACGATGTTCATGCTGCTTCTTACTGGATGCGCGGGGAAAAAAAAGGTCTCGGAAAGCAATCCAAACGCTTACAAAGTCGGCCTGGTGTTCGATGTCGGTGGTCGTGGAGACAAGTCGTTCAACGATTTGGCTTATAACGGCCTTGAACAGGCCAAGAAGAAGCTCGGGATACAGTTCGATTACATCGAGCCATCAGGCGAGGGTGCCGACCGCGAGGCGGCGCTAAGGCAAATGGCCGCCGATCCCGATGTCAAGCTGATCATCGGCGTCGGTCTGCTTTTTACCGATGACATTACGGCTATCGCCAAAGAATTCCCCGACAAGAAGTTCGCCTGTATCGACTACAATCCACAGCCCGGTGCAGAGATTCCGTCGAACCTCTCCGGCATCGTGTTCGAGGAGAAAAAGGGGTCGTTCCTTGCCGGAGCGATTGCGGCGCTCGAATCGAAAACCGGCATTATCGGCTTCATCGGCGGCATGGATTCCAACATCATCAGAAAATTCGAGTCCGGCTATATCGAGGGGGCCAAGTATGTCAGGCCGGACATCAAGCTCATCACCAACTTTATTGGCATGACCGGTAGCGCCTTCAACGATCCGGCCAAAGGCAAGGAAATTGCGCTTGGCCAGTACAGCCAGGGAGCGGATATTATCTACCAGGCGGCAGGAGCGAGCGGCATGGGCGTCATCGAGGCAGCGCGCGAATCGAAAAAACTCGTGATCTGCACCGATATGGGCCTGGAGTGGCCTGCTCCGGAGAACATGCTGACCAGCATCAACAAGGCGATCAACAAGGCTGTTCTGACCACAATCGACGAGGCGATGCATGGTAAGTTCGAGGGCGGAAAGCAGCGAGTGTTCGGTCTCGATAACCGTTATACCGATTACGTCTGGAACAGCGATACCGAAAAATTGATCGATCAGTCCGTGCACGAGCGTATCGAGTCGATCCGCAAGGATATTCTGGACGGGAAAATCAAGGTTCAGGAGTAAAAAGTCATCATAAGACGGATATTGTTCCGGAGATCGAATCCGGGGCGTCATTCGTCAAAGTACCAGCTCTTCAATACCATAGTGCATTTGTGAGAAAGAAAATAGTCGTAACCGGAGGCACCGGGTTCATCGGGTCCCGTCTTGTCCACAGGCTGGCTGCGTCTGGCGAAGATGTTTACGTGCTGGTCAGGGCTAGCTCCGATTTAGCCTCTCTCAAGGAGTGCCTTGACCGGATTACTCTCGTTTACGGCGATGTGACGGATATCGCTTCGCTTTCCGGAGCGTTTGAGGGAGCTGAAGAGGTCTATCATTGCGCAGGTATCACCTATATGGGCGACCGTAAAAATCCCCTGTTGCAGAGAATCAATGTCGAAGGCACACAGAACGTGCTCGATGCCTGTCGCCGGGCAAAGGTCAAAAGGGTGGTGCATGTGAGTTCCATCACGGCGGTGGGAATCAGCGGTCCGAACCGCAAGTTCAACGAGGAGAGCTGCTGGAATTTCGACACTATCGATCTGGAGTATGCCAGGACCAAACATGCTGCGGAAAAGATCGTCGCCGCAGCGGTGAAAAAAGGTATGGACTGTGTCATCGTGGTGCCGGCATTTGTCTTCGGTGCGGGTGATATCAATTTTAACGCCGGGCGCATCATCAAGGATGTCTACAAGCGCAAGATGCCGTTTTATCCATTGGGAGGAATATGCGTAGTGGATGTGGAGATCGTGGTTGACTGTCTCATTGCAGCCATGAAGAAAGGGCGCACGGGCGAGCGCTATATTGTCGGCGGCGACAATGTTTCGTTCAAAGAATTGGCCCAGACGATCATGGATGTCACCGGCGTGCACCAGCGTTCCTTTCCGCTGCCGATCTGGGCAGCTCATGCGGTCAGTTTTCTCCTTAAGTTCAGTCCGGAAAGGAAAAAGATTTCGAAGCTGTTCAACATGACCATGTTCACCGTGGCCTCGAAATTTTTGTATTTCGATTCGTCGAAAGCCCAGCGGGAATTGGGTATGCGCTATGAACCGTTTGCAGAGAGCATCCGGCGGACGTTTGAATGGTATCGTGAACGCCGTATGCTGAACTGACGCCGCGTCTCATCTGGGAGCAAGTATTGTTTTATGCTGGTGCCTGCCTGTAGCCGGTCAAAAGCCTTCAACACCTCAGTCATCGAGAGGAGGATTGTCCCATGCAAACAACCACTCCGTCGAATATCATCGTCGAAAGGGTAGCCGCCGATCTGGGCAAATATCCGCCGTTCGATCGTCTCAGTCTCGACAAAAACCGGAAAATCGCCGCTTCGCTTGCCGTGGAGTATCATGAAGAGGGGGAAACGCTTTTCAGGAAAGGAGATGAACTCGGCAGGTTTTCCTACATGGTCATGAAGGGTGCCGTGCGCCTGTTCGATTTGATTGATGGCGAAGAGGTGCTCGTCGATCTGTGCGATGAAGGCGACCTGTTCGGTGTGCGCGCCATATTCGGCACCAGCACTTACCTGCTCTCGGCGCAGGTGGTCGAGGAGAGTCTGCTGTTTGCCATTCCGGTCGAAACCATCAAGGAGCTGGTTCAGTCGGAGCCATCGGTCGCGGCATACTTCACCGGCGCGATCGCCCGCAGCGTGCAGCATATCGAGCACTCCCTCTCCGAGGCCATCGACACGCGAAGGAGCCTGATGGAGACCGGGGGCGGCAGCCTGCTCGCCAACGAGACGCTGGTGGTCGACCAGGTGCGCAACGTCATCACCTGCGCCCCCGGTATCCCGATCCGTGAAGCGGCCAAAATTATGTCCGAAAACAACATCGGCTCGATTATCGTCGTTGCGGAAAACCGCCATCCGCTCGGCATCATTACCGATACCGATCTGCGCAAGAAGGTGGTGGCGATCGCCGGACAGGTCAACGAGCGTCCTGTCAGCGAAATCATGACAAGCCCGGTCTATACTATCACCGCCGGAAAGACGGTGGCTGATATGATGATGCTCATGGTCAGGACCAAGCTTCGTCACTTCTGCATCACCGAAGACGGCACGGCAGACACACCAGTCATCGGCATCATCTCCGAGCACGACATCGTCACCTCCGAAGGGATCAACCCCGCCGTGATCATGAAGGCAATCATGCAGTCCGAGAGCGTCGAGCAGCTCTCGCAAGAGCGGGAGAAAGCTGAAAAGCTGCTGAAGATGTACATTGCTCAGGACGTGGCCATCCATTTCATCTCGAATATTTTTACCGAACTGAACGATGCGCTGATCGTCAAGGCGATCGAGTTTTCGGTTGCCGACATGAAGCGAGAGGGAATCGACCTGCCCGACATCGAGTTCTGCTGGCTTTCGCTCGGCAGCGAGGGGCGCAAGGAGCAACTGCTCAGAACCGATCTGGATAATGCCATTCTTTTCCGCGATCCCGAAAATGAGGCTTCGCGCGAGACCGTGCAGCGAGTATTTCTCGAACTCGGCAAACGGGTCACCGCCATTCTGGTTGCCTGCGGTTTCAAACCATGCCCGGCGGAAATCATGGCGAGCAATCCTGAATGGTGCCAGCCGCTGAGCGGATGGATGAACTATTTCCGCAAATGGATCGGCACACCCGAGCCGAAGGCTTTGATGAACTCGACCATCTTTTTCGATTTCAGACCGGTCTATGGGAGTACGGCCCTTGCTCTTGAAATGAAGCGTGAAATCAATACGGAGATCGCGCGTGGTCGTGGTTTTTTACAATTCTTTGCGAAGAATGCCTTGCAGAATCCGCCACCACTGGGCTTTTTCCGGAACTTCCTGGTCGAAAAGAGCCGTGAACATGCTCACGAGTTCGATATCAAGGCGCGCGCCTTGATGCCGCTTTCGGATGCTGCCAGGGTGTTGGCATGTGAATTCGGAGTGACCGATTTTCTTGGCACGGTCGAACGTTTCCGGCGTATCGGTCAGTTGCTGCCATCGTTTCAGGAGCTTGCCGAAGAGGCTGCTCAAGGCTACGAGTTCCTTATGCGCCTGCGTACCGAGCACGGCCTGGCCGAAAAGTCTTCTGGGCGATACATCGATCCGAAACACCTTAACAAAATGCAGCGCCAGAAGCTGAGAGATCTTTTTACAACCATTGGCAAGGTTCAAAGCATGTTGAACCTCCGTTACCAGCTCGACTACATTCGTGCTTGAGCTTGCCCGCAAAATCCAGGCGTCGAGGCGCTGCCGCAAAGGTTTGCTGCCGGAAAACATTTGCCGGTACGTCAGCCTGTTCGACCACCCGTTACAGCGCAATACACCGCTTGACGAGCTGCGTTTCGTCATTTTCGATACAGAAACCAGCGGTTTCGATCTCGTCAAAGACCGAATACTTTCAATTGGCGCAGTGTCCATGAAGGGCTCGACCATCGACATCGCCGATTCGTTCGAGGTGCTGCTTCGCCAGGAAGCTATTGGCGGCAAGGATGCGGTCAGCGTACATGGAATCCTGAAGCGGGATCTTACCCAGGGGATGGAGGAGGGCGAGGCGGTATGCCGTTTTCTCGATTATCTCGGCAACGGAGTGATTGTGGCGCATCACGCTGATTTTGATATCGCCATGGTTAACCGTGTGCTCTCGCAGCGGTACGGCATCAAGCTGTTGAACGAGGCGCTCGATACGGCCAGTTTTGCCAAGCGGCTCGAAAAAGGGCCATATTATAATCTTGCTCACAAAAGCGGAGAGTATCGTCTCGACAATCTCTGTGCCCGCTATGGCATCTGTCTCTACGATCGCCACACCTCAGCCGGCGACGCCTACCTCACCGCCCAGCTCTTCCAGCGCCTCCTCGCCGTCGGGCGAAAAGCAGGCATTGACACGCTTGGGAAGTTATTGCTGAAGTGAGAACTTTCTGATAATCGAAATCGGTTTGGTCGCCTTCATCGAACGGTCGTGATAAATCAGGTTCCGATAGCGGTTTGGATAGAGAGGAATGAAATAGCTGTTGGTCAGGATCGGGATACCAACAGGCGAGCAAGCAACATCATGCGCGGGGAGGTTGCTTCGTCAAACGGGCTGCCCTCATAGTCGCCGACTACTCGTTCAACAGCAAAGCCGCCCGATTCGAGCAGCGAGAAGGCCTCAGCCGGGCTGTATATCCGGACCGACTCGGTAAAAGAGTGCTTCCTGCCGTTGGCCTCATGCAGGGTGATCTTTTTGGTGACATGGCGTTCGGAAAGCGTGCGCTCTTCGATAATCGACAGTGATTCGGAGTTTCGTTCAGTGCGCGGGGTAAACTGGCTTTTCAGTTGCACGGGATTGATCAGGTCGAGCACGTACCAGCCGCCGGGGTTGAGCAGGGAAGCTATATTGGCGATCACATCACGATCTTCCTGATCGGTTTCGAAGTAGCCGAAACTTGAAAACAGTTGAGCGATAAGGTCAAACCGGCGTTCGAAGCGGATCGTTCTCATATCCTGCCGGCTGAACTCCATGTTGATTCCCTCTGCCTTGGCCTGCTTTCGGGCTTGGTCGAGCAGGTAAGGGGAGAGGTCGTTGGCCGTTACACGCAGACCTGTCCGGGCGAAGGAAAGCGCATGGCGTCCCGCGCCACAGGCGATGTCGAGAACGGAGTGCGGGGGCTGCCATGCCGGATCAATGCCGGTCAGGTCGAGAATGGTACGCACACAGCGCTCCGCCTCTTCGGCGTCTCGGTGATGATAAACCTTGAGATAGAGGGGATGGTCGAACCACTCTTCGAACCATTCCCGGGCGTTTTTTCCCCGGGAATGAGATTGGTGATCGCTCATGAGATGAGACCAGGCAAAAAAGCAGGGCGGTTTTGCCGGGATTACTTGCCCTGGCCAGCCATCGCTTTTTTCAGGACGTCGAGTTCGTTCTCGCCATTGGGAATGCGGACGCTCTTCTCGACGAATTTCCATGCATTGGTTTTTTCGGACTTCACCGAATAGACCAGCTTCGCCATTTTGAAATCAACAGTGCCTTTTTTCTGCTTGTCACCGAACGTTTGTTTCTTGGCCATAGGTCGTGTATATAAAATGCTTTGGGTTGATGCTGTACAACAAATTCAACTAAAAAGATAGTGAAAGTAAGAAAAATAGTGTAAAGAAAAAAGATAAAACACTTTGTTTCCATTTGGCACGTTCAGCGCATGATGAGCTTGCTGTTATGGTAGATACCCAGTGCTCTGCCTTTGAGCTTGCGTCCCATGAAGGGAGTGTTTCTCGACTTCGAGCCGAAATCCGATTCGCTGACTATCCACTCGCAGTCGGGATCGATGATGGTGAGGTTGGCTTTGCGACCCGCCCGGAAAAGGATGGTTTCGAGGCCCATGATGCGTCTCGGATTGGTTGAAAGCAGCTCGATGGCTTGCGACAGGGTGATGACTCCTTTGTCCACCAGTTCGGTGATGGTCAGGCCGAGTGAGGTTTCAAGGCCGATGATGCCGAACGCCGCCTGATCGGGCGGACACTCCTTTTCGTGCTTGGCATGAGGGGCATGATCGGTGGCGATAGCATCGATGGTGCCGTCCCGCAGTCCTTCGATGAGGGCGTCGCGGTTTTCCACCGAAGCGAGCGGGGGCTTCATGATGAAGTTGCCTTTTTCGATGCTGCTCGACAGATCGTGCTCGGTCAGGGTGAAGTGGTGTGGCGTTACTTCGCAGGTGACCTTCAGCCCCGCGGCTTTTGCCTTG
The nucleotide sequence above comes from Chlorobaculum tepidum TLS. Encoded proteins:
- the atpD gene encoding F0F1 ATP synthase subunit beta; this translates as MGKTEPEQTGIVTSIRGSVVDMRFDELLPSIYSVVKTGREMEVTVEILMQLDRRHVRGIALTPTEGLCRGMKARNTGSPLKAPVGKGTLSRMFDVFGNAIDRRGPVTNVTWRSVHGAPPQLSRRSTKSEVFETGIKIIDLLVPLERGGKAGLFGGAGVGKTVLLTEMIHNMVSKESGVSIFCGIGERCREGEELYRDMSEAGVLDNMVMVFGQMNEPPGSRFRVGLTALTMAEYFRDDLHQEVLLLIDNIFRFIQAGSEISGMIGQMPSRLGYQPTIGTELSALEERIANTGTGAITSIQAVYVPADDFTDPAAVHTFSHLSASLVLSRKRAGEGFYPAVDPLSSGSKMAGESIVGRRHYDLAREVRRVLAQYAELKDIIAMLGLEQLSAEDRRLVGRARRLERFFTQPFFTTEQFSGLAGKSVPIANTIDGCERILRDEFENYPERALYMIGSIAEAQEKTVIETTMSESVAAKPEGGN
- a CDS encoding DEAD/DEAH box helicase, with the protein product MPFSALGIIDHLRKALAEEGYNSPTPIQKEAIPVILEGNDLLACAQTGTGKTAAFALPVLQRLHQSRMHGEKRKIRCLVLTPTRELAIQIGESFTAYGRHTGLINTVIFGGVNQNPQTARLVRGVDILVATPGRLLDLIGQGHLHLRDIEYFVLDEADRMLDMGFIHDIRRVLAVLPKKRQSLFFSATMPPEIIKLSAAILHNPKEVMVTPVSSTVEIINQQILFVDRENKNSLLAHLLKERNIESALVFTRTKHGADKVARFLAHHDITAEAIHGNKSQNARQRALGNFKTRQTRVLVATDIAARGIDIDELEYVINIDLPNIPETYVHRIGRTGRAGNRGAAYSFCNAEEKAYLRDIEKLIARKIPVIEDHPFPMVNTIPENAAASKQPARKVPHQKKPSGTHPGNSHWKRK
- a CDS encoding BMP family lipoprotein; protein product: MTYRKYSSFFFRLSSILTMFMLLLTGCAGKKKVSESNPNAYKVGLVFDVGGRGDKSFNDLAYNGLEQAKKKLGIQFDYIEPSGEGADREAALRQMAADPDVKLIIGVGLLFTDDITAIAKEFPDKKFACIDYNPQPGAEIPSNLSGIVFEEKKGSFLAGAIAALESKTGIIGFIGGMDSNIIRKFESGYIEGAKYVRPDIKLITNFIGMTGSAFNDPAKGKEIALGQYSQGADIIYQAAGASGMGVIEAARESKKLVICTDMGLEWPAPENMLTSINKAINKAVLTTIDEAMHGKFEGGKQRVFGLDNRYTDYVWNSDTEKLIDQSVHERIESIRKDILDGKIKVQE
- a CDS encoding SDR family oxidoreductase; this encodes MRKKIVVTGGTGFIGSRLVHRLAASGEDVYVLVRASSDLASLKECLDRITLVYGDVTDIASLSGAFEGAEEVYHCAGITYMGDRKNPLLQRINVEGTQNVLDACRRAKVKRVVHVSSITAVGISGPNRKFNEESCWNFDTIDLEYARTKHAAEKIVAAAVKKGMDCVIVVPAFVFGAGDINFNAGRIIKDVYKRKMPFYPLGGICVVDVEIVVDCLIAAMKKGRTGERYIVGGDNVSFKELAQTIMDVTGVHQRSFPLPIWAAHAVSFLLKFSPERKKISKLFNMTMFTVASKFLYFDSSKAQRELGMRYEPFAESIRRTFEWYRERRMLN
- a CDS encoding DUF294 nucleotidyltransferase-like domain-containing protein, translated to MQTTTPSNIIVERVAADLGKYPPFDRLSLDKNRKIAASLAVEYHEEGETLFRKGDELGRFSYMVMKGAVRLFDLIDGEEVLVDLCDEGDLFGVRAIFGTSTYLLSAQVVEESLLFAIPVETIKELVQSEPSVAAYFTGAIARSVQHIEHSLSEAIDTRRSLMETGGGSLLANETLVVDQVRNVITCAPGIPIREAAKIMSENNIGSIIVVAENRHPLGIITDTDLRKKVVAIAGQVNERPVSEIMTSPVYTITAGKTVADMMMLMVRTKLRHFCITEDGTADTPVIGIISEHDIVTSEGINPAVIMKAIMQSESVEQLSQEREKAEKLLKMYIAQDVAIHFISNIFTELNDALIVKAIEFSVADMKREGIDLPDIEFCWLSLGSEGRKEQLLRTDLDNAILFRDPENEASRETVQRVFLELGKRVTAILVACGFKPCPAEIMASNPEWCQPLSGWMNYFRKWIGTPEPKALMNSTIFFDFRPVYGSTALALEMKREINTEIARGRGFLQFFAKNALQNPPPLGFFRNFLVEKSREHAHEFDIKARALMPLSDAARVLACEFGVTDFLGTVERFRRIGQLLPSFQELAEEAAQGYEFLMRLRTEHGLAEKSSGRYIDPKHLNKMQRQKLRDLFTTIGKVQSMLNLRYQLDYIRA
- a CDS encoding 3'-5' exonuclease, with product MLELARKIQASRRCRKGLLPENICRYVSLFDHPLQRNTPLDELRFVIFDTETSGFDLVKDRILSIGAVSMKGSTIDIADSFEVLLRQEAIGGKDAVSVHGILKRDLTQGMEEGEAVCRFLDYLGNGVIVAHHADFDIAMVNRVLSQRYGIKLLNEALDTASFAKRLEKGPYYNLAHKSGEYRLDNLCARYGICLYDRHTSAGDAYLTAQLFQRLLAVGRKAGIDTLGKLLLK
- a CDS encoding class I SAM-dependent methyltransferase; the protein is MSDHQSHSRGKNAREWFEEWFDHPLYLKVYHHRDAEEAERCVRTILDLTGIDPAWQPPHSVLDIACGAGRHALSFARTGLRVTANDLSPYLLDQARKQAKAEGINMEFSRQDMRTIRFERRFDLIAQLFSSFGYFETDQEDRDVIANIASLLNPGGWYVLDLINPVQLKSQFTPRTERNSESLSIIEERTLSERHVTKKITLHEANGRKHSFTESVRIYSPAEAFSLLESGGFAVERVVGDYEGSPFDEATSPRMMLLARLLVSRS